Proteins encoded by one window of Lathyrus oleraceus cultivar Zhongwan6 chromosome 1, CAAS_Psat_ZW6_1.0, whole genome shotgun sequence:
- the LOC127092678 gene encoding uncharacterized protein LOC127092678 — protein sequence MSDVVKKEVLKLLEAGIIYQISDSKWVSPIHVVPKKGGVTVVENEKGEHVAKRVENGWRLCIDYRKLNKMDTRDFSKFRFTPKTKRKQPLHALTEHFLIDECHSDFAMPHLPSNVV from the exons atgagcGATGTGGTTAAGAAAGAAGTACTAAAACTACTAGAGGCTGGTATAATTTATCAAATTTcagatagtaagtgggtgagccctaTACATGTGGTACCTAAAAAAGGAGGTGTCACAGTTGTGGAAAATGAGAAAGGCGAGCATGTAGCTAAGCGTGTGGAAAACGGTTGGCGTTTGTGCATCGATTACAGAAAACTAAATAAG ATGGATACTCGGGATTTTTCCAAATTCCGATTCACCCCGAAgaccaagagaaaacaacctttacaTGCCCTTACTGAGCATTTTCTTAtagacgaatgccattcggacTTTGCAATGCCCCATCTACCTTCTaacgttgtatga
- the LOC127092691 gene encoding uncharacterized protein LOC127092691 — protein MSTDEVEELEGQKDQEVKDKGEDKDKVYVPPSPYKPPIPYPQRLKQTKIDNQYKKFIKVIEKIHVEIPFTEVITQIPSYAKFLKDILTNKRRLDDPKPLECHSIANNKLAKNEKDPGRFSIPCILGNHVIDKAFLNLGASVSLMPSAVSIRLNLGDLQPTKMSLQLAYRSVKYPIGILEDIPVRIG, from the coding sequence ATGTCTACAGATGAAGTAGAGGAACTAGAGGGACAAAAAGACCAGGAAGTGAAAGATAAGGGAGAAGATAAAGATAAAGTTTATGTTCCACCCTCTCCTTATAAACCACCAATTCCATACCCGCAAAGACTTAAACAGACCAAAATTGATAACCAATATAAAAAGTTTATAAAGGTGATCGAGAAAATCCACGTAGAAATCCCATTCACCGAAGTCATCACCCAGATACCATCTTATGCTAAATTCCTTAAAGACATCTTGACCAACAAACGTAGGCTTGATGATCCCAAACCTTTAGAGTGCCACTCCATTGCTAATAATAAACTTGCTAAGAATGAGAAAGATCCCGGAAGATTTTCCATACCTTGTATTTTAGGGAATCATGTTATAGACAAAGCATTCCTAAACTTGGGAGCAAGCGTAAGCTTAATGCCTTCAGCAGTCTCTATAAGGTTAAACCTAGGAGATTTGCAACCGACAAAGATGTCTCTTCAGTTAGCCTATAGATCTGTAAAATATCCAATAGGCATATTAGAAGACATTCCAGTTAGAATCGGCTAA